The Kitasatospora sp. NBC_00374 genome has a segment encoding these proteins:
- a CDS encoding oxidoreductase, with amino-acid sequence MLAYDELTGAERQVWDAFPTGAAVDLSEGRAERDDPAGGAGWGPPRTVRAEVLSALLLGAHTAAPGSVAALRLTGARITGRLDLAGARTEHELALSGCHFEQQVNLRGAAMRSTALVGCRIPGLDGWLLNLDGNLFFEGSVIDGRLTLTRAHITGELRLSGVRLTAAELVDTTDPDEARAPGVWALWAGGMVLDGGCFARKGFTSRGGLRLVGAQFNGGLFMEGARIDNPGGDALSGDDLSASSMVLADGFTANGAIRLPGATVRSRLSLAGAVLGGTEVALEAGRLHVGELRLTPVATPLGTVDLREAQLSVLHDDERSWPGDTRLDGLTYTSLQSATPASPARRLAWLAALPSYAPQPYEQLAAWYRRSGEDDAARRVLLAKQRRRRRTLHPVGRAWGRLLDVTVGYGYRPWLAGVWLLALTALGCAVFSTADPTPASAEGGAPFNRLIYTLDLLLPIGGFGQRTAWYWTGPQEWFGYGLVAAGWVLTTALLAGVSRSLNRQ; translated from the coding sequence GTGCTGGCGTACGACGAACTGACCGGGGCCGAGCGGCAGGTGTGGGACGCGTTCCCGACCGGTGCCGCGGTGGACCTGAGCGAGGGGCGGGCGGAGCGGGACGACCCGGCCGGCGGCGCCGGATGGGGGCCGCCGCGCACCGTCCGGGCCGAGGTGCTCTCGGCACTGCTGCTCGGTGCACACACCGCCGCTCCCGGCTCGGTGGCCGCGCTGCGGCTGACCGGCGCCCGGATCACCGGCCGGCTCGACCTCGCGGGCGCCCGGACGGAGCACGAACTGGCGCTGAGCGGCTGCCACTTCGAGCAGCAGGTGAACCTCAGGGGAGCCGCGATGCGCTCGACCGCACTGGTCGGCTGCCGCATACCCGGCCTGGACGGCTGGCTGCTCAACCTGGACGGCAACCTGTTCTTCGAGGGCTCGGTCATCGACGGCCGCCTCACCCTCACCCGGGCCCACATCACCGGCGAACTCCGCCTCAGCGGCGTCCGGTTGACCGCTGCCGAACTCGTCGACACCACCGACCCCGACGAGGCCCGCGCCCCCGGCGTCTGGGCGCTGTGGGCCGGTGGCATGGTCCTGGACGGGGGCTGCTTCGCCCGCAAGGGCTTCACCTCCCGCGGCGGACTGCGGCTGGTGGGCGCCCAGTTCAACGGCGGGCTGTTCATGGAGGGCGCCCGGATCGACAACCCGGGCGGCGACGCCCTGAGCGGCGACGACCTGAGCGCGAGCTCCATGGTGCTCGCCGACGGCTTCACCGCCAACGGCGCGATCCGGCTGCCCGGGGCCACCGTCCGCAGCCGGCTCTCGTTGGCCGGCGCCGTCCTCGGGGGCACCGAAGTGGCCCTGGAGGCCGGCCGGTTGCACGTCGGCGAGCTGCGGCTCACCCCGGTCGCGACTCCCCTCGGCACCGTTGACCTGCGGGAGGCCCAGCTCTCCGTCCTCCACGACGACGAACGCAGCTGGCCCGGGGACACCCGCCTGGACGGCCTCACCTACACCTCCCTGCAGAGCGCCACCCCCGCCTCGCCGGCCCGCCGGCTGGCCTGGCTCGCCGCGCTGCCGAGCTACGCGCCGCAGCCGTACGAGCAACTGGCCGCCTGGTACCGCCGGTCCGGCGAGGACGACGCCGCCCGCCGGGTCCTGCTCGCCAAGCAGCGCCGCCGCCGGCGGACCCTGCACCCGGTCGGCCGCGCCTGGGGCCGCCTGCTCGACGTGACGGTCGGGTACGGCTACCGCCCCTGGCTGGCCGGTGTCTGGCTGCTCGCCCTGACGGCCCTGGGCTGCGCCGTTTTCAGCACCGCCGACCCCACCCCCGCGTCCGCCGAGGGCGGGGCGCCGTTCAACCGGCTGATCTACACCCTCGACCTGCTGCTCCCGATCGGCGGCTTCGGCCAGCGCACCGCCTGGTACTGGACGGGCCCGCAGGAGTGGTTCGGCTACGGGCTGGTCGCGGCCGGCTGGGTGCTCACCACGGCCCTGCTGGCGGGGGTCAGCCGCTCGCTCAACCGGCAGTGA